One part of the Sciurus carolinensis chromosome 4, mSciCar1.2, whole genome shotgun sequence genome encodes these proteins:
- the Acvrl1 gene encoding serine/threonine-protein kinase receptor R3 isoform X1, which produces MNLGHLRRGFLILLMALGVIHGDPVKPSRDPLVTCTCENPHCNGPTCQGAWCTVVLVREQGRHPQEHRGCGSLHQELCRGRPTDFVNHYCCFSPLCNHNVSLVLEATKTPPEQPGANGQLPLILGPVLALLVLVALGALGLWHIRQRQEKQRGLHSNLGESSLILKASEQGDSMLGDFLDSDCTTGSGSGLPFLVQRTVARQVTLVECVGKGRYGEVWRGLWHGESVAVKIFSSRDEQSWFRETEIYNTVLLRHDNILGFIASDMTSRNSSTQLWLITHYHEHGSLYDFLQRQTLEPQLALKLAVSAACGLAHLHVEIFGTQGKPAIAHRDLKSRNVLVKSNLQCCIADLGLAVMHSQGSDYLDIGNNPRVGTKRYMAPEVLDEQIRTDCFESYKWTDIWAFGLVLWEIARRTIVNGIVEDYRPPFYDVVPNDPSFEDMKKVVCVDQQTPSIPNRLAADPVLSGLAQMMRECWYPTPSARLTALRIKKTLQKLSHDPEKPKVIH; this is translated from the exons ATGAACTTGGGCCACCTCAGAAGGGGCTTTCTAATACTGCTAATGGCCTTGGGCGTGATTCATG GTGACCCCGTGAAGCCCTCTCGGGACCCACTGGTGACCTGCACATGTGAGAACCCACACTGTAATGGGCCTACCTGCCAGGGAGCCTGGTGCACAGTAGTGCTGGTCCGGGAGCAGGGCAGGCACCCCCAGGAACATCGAGGCTGTGGGAGCCTGCACCAGGAGCTCTGCAGGGGACGCCCCACTGACTTCGTCAATCATTATTGCTGCTTCAGCCCCCTCTGTAACCACAATGTGTCCCTGGTGCTGGAGG CCACCAAAACTCCTCCAGAGCAGCCGGGAGCAAATGGTCAGCTTCCTCTGATCCTGGGCCCTGTGCTGGCCTTGCTGGTCCTGGTGGCCTTGggtgctctgggcctgtggcatATCCGGCAGAGGCAAGAGAAACAGCGGGGCCTGCACAGCAACCTGGGCGAGTCCAGTCTCATCCTGAAGGCATCCGAGCAGGGAGATAGCATGTTGGGG GACTTCCTGGACAGTGACTGCACTACCGGCAGTGGCTCTGGGCTCCCCTTTCTGGTGCAGAGGACCGTGGCACGGCAGGTCACCCTGGTGGAGTGTGTGG GAAAGGGCCGCTATGGTGAGGTGTGGCGAGGCTTGTGGCATGGCGAGAGCGTGGCGGTCAAGATTTTCTCCTCAAGGGATGAACAGTCCTGGTTTCGGGAGACAGAAATCTACAACACTGTGTTGCTCAGACACGACAACATCCTAG GCTTCATCGCCTCGGACATGACTTCCCGCAATTCGAGCACGCAGTTGTGGCTCATCACACACTACCACGAGCACGGCTCCCTCTATGACTTTCTGCAGAGGCAGACCCTGGAGCCCCAGCTGGCCCTGAAGTTAGCTGTGTCCGCGGCCTGCGGTCTGGCGCACCTGCACGTGGAGATCTTTGGCACACAGGGTAAACCCGCCATCGCCCACCGCGACCTCAAGAGTCGCAACGTGCTGGTCAAGAGCAACTTGCAATGCTGCATTGCCGACCTGG GCCTGGCTGTGATGCACTCCCAGGGCAGCGACTACCTGGACATCGGCAATAACCCGAGAGTGGGCACTAAGCGGTACATGGCACCGGAGGTGCTGGATGAGCAGATCCGCACTGACTGCTTCGAGTCCTACAAGTGGACTGACATCTGGGCCTTTGGCCTGGTGCTGTGGGAGATTGCTCGTCGAACCATTGTCAATG GCATTGTGGAGGACTACAGGCCACCATTCTATGATGTGGTACCCAATGACCCCAGCTTTGAGGACATGAAGAAGGTGGTGTGTGTTGACCAGCAGACCCCCAGCATCCCTAACCGGCTGGCTGCAGACCCG GTCCTCTCAGGCCTGGCTCAGATGATGCGGGAGTGCTGGTACCCCACCCCCTCCGCCCGCCTCACTGCGCTGCGCATCAAGAAGACACTACAGAAACTCAGCCATGATCCAGAGAAGCCCAAAGTGATTCACTAG
- the Acvrl1 gene encoding serine/threonine-protein kinase receptor R3 isoform X2 gives MNLGHLRRGFLILLMALGVIHGDPVKPSRDPLVTCTCENPHCNGPTCQGAWCTVVLVREQGRHPQEHRGCGSLHQELCRGRPTDFVNHYCCFSPLCNHNVSLVLEEQPGANGQLPLILGPVLALLVLVALGALGLWHIRQRQEKQRGLHSNLGESSLILKASEQGDSMLGDFLDSDCTTGSGSGLPFLVQRTVARQVTLVECVGKGRYGEVWRGLWHGESVAVKIFSSRDEQSWFRETEIYNTVLLRHDNILGFIASDMTSRNSSTQLWLITHYHEHGSLYDFLQRQTLEPQLALKLAVSAACGLAHLHVEIFGTQGKPAIAHRDLKSRNVLVKSNLQCCIADLGLAVMHSQGSDYLDIGNNPRVGTKRYMAPEVLDEQIRTDCFESYKWTDIWAFGLVLWEIARRTIVNGIVEDYRPPFYDVVPNDPSFEDMKKVVCVDQQTPSIPNRLAADPVLSGLAQMMRECWYPTPSARLTALRIKKTLQKLSHDPEKPKVIH, from the exons ATGAACTTGGGCCACCTCAGAAGGGGCTTTCTAATACTGCTAATGGCCTTGGGCGTGATTCATG GTGACCCCGTGAAGCCCTCTCGGGACCCACTGGTGACCTGCACATGTGAGAACCCACACTGTAATGGGCCTACCTGCCAGGGAGCCTGGTGCACAGTAGTGCTGGTCCGGGAGCAGGGCAGGCACCCCCAGGAACATCGAGGCTGTGGGAGCCTGCACCAGGAGCTCTGCAGGGGACGCCCCACTGACTTCGTCAATCATTATTGCTGCTTCAGCCCCCTCTGTAACCACAATGTGTCCCTGGTGCTGGAGG AGCAGCCGGGAGCAAATGGTCAGCTTCCTCTGATCCTGGGCCCTGTGCTGGCCTTGCTGGTCCTGGTGGCCTTGggtgctctgggcctgtggcatATCCGGCAGAGGCAAGAGAAACAGCGGGGCCTGCACAGCAACCTGGGCGAGTCCAGTCTCATCCTGAAGGCATCCGAGCAGGGAGATAGCATGTTGGGG GACTTCCTGGACAGTGACTGCACTACCGGCAGTGGCTCTGGGCTCCCCTTTCTGGTGCAGAGGACCGTGGCACGGCAGGTCACCCTGGTGGAGTGTGTGG GAAAGGGCCGCTATGGTGAGGTGTGGCGAGGCTTGTGGCATGGCGAGAGCGTGGCGGTCAAGATTTTCTCCTCAAGGGATGAACAGTCCTGGTTTCGGGAGACAGAAATCTACAACACTGTGTTGCTCAGACACGACAACATCCTAG GCTTCATCGCCTCGGACATGACTTCCCGCAATTCGAGCACGCAGTTGTGGCTCATCACACACTACCACGAGCACGGCTCCCTCTATGACTTTCTGCAGAGGCAGACCCTGGAGCCCCAGCTGGCCCTGAAGTTAGCTGTGTCCGCGGCCTGCGGTCTGGCGCACCTGCACGTGGAGATCTTTGGCACACAGGGTAAACCCGCCATCGCCCACCGCGACCTCAAGAGTCGCAACGTGCTGGTCAAGAGCAACTTGCAATGCTGCATTGCCGACCTGG GCCTGGCTGTGATGCACTCCCAGGGCAGCGACTACCTGGACATCGGCAATAACCCGAGAGTGGGCACTAAGCGGTACATGGCACCGGAGGTGCTGGATGAGCAGATCCGCACTGACTGCTTCGAGTCCTACAAGTGGACTGACATCTGGGCCTTTGGCCTGGTGCTGTGGGAGATTGCTCGTCGAACCATTGTCAATG GCATTGTGGAGGACTACAGGCCACCATTCTATGATGTGGTACCCAATGACCCCAGCTTTGAGGACATGAAGAAGGTGGTGTGTGTTGACCAGCAGACCCCCAGCATCCCTAACCGGCTGGCTGCAGACCCG GTCCTCTCAGGCCTGGCTCAGATGATGCGGGAGTGCTGGTACCCCACCCCCTCCGCCCGCCTCACTGCGCTGCGCATCAAGAAGACACTACAGAAACTCAGCCATGATCCAGAGAAGCCCAAAGTGATTCACTAG